From a single Entelurus aequoreus isolate RoL-2023_Sb linkage group LG12, RoL_Eaeq_v1.1, whole genome shotgun sequence genomic region:
- the mettl3 gene encoding N6-adenosine-methyltransferase subunit METTL3: MSDTWSNIQAHKKQLDSLRERLQRRRKDPSQLSAEVSGSADGPTARSESPAPSAPCTEEETEKPPDPELEKRMLGYLSDLSLSLPKDSLTITNELNCSETDISHRCIKSLLMKFSAQELIEVRQPTLSSSSAVSSSTVVIAVDHTKLWAMIGSVGGAQRSQGVKRKAEEQCQHTKTSNFLPSSQASASPPRLAKASMMPASSSQQPAPSALGSGADKKGRGSKSQSSHMDMEIESLLNQQSTKEQQSKKVSREILELLNTSTAKEQSIVEKFRSRGRAQVQEFCDHGTKEECMRSGDSPQPCTKLHFRRIINKHTDESLGDCSFLNTCFHMDTCKYVHYEIDSPPEAECGLAGPQAGAVELGLHNEDADSNVGKLFPSQWICCDIRYLDVSILGKFAVVMADPPWDIHMELPYGTLTDDEMRKLNIPILQDDGFLLLWVTNRAMELGRECLSLWGYEHVDEIIWVKTNQLQRIIRTGRTGHWLNHGKEHCLVGVKGNPQGFNRGLDCDVIVAEVRSTSHKPDEIYGMIERLSPGTRKIELFGRPHNVQPNWVTLGNQLDGIHLLDPEVVARFKDRYPDGVISKPKNMQTPHN; encoded by the exons ATGTCGGACACATGGAGCAATATCCAGGCGCACAAGAAGCAGTTGGATTCTTTACGAGAAAGGCTCCAAAGGCGGCGGAAAGACCCATCACAATTGTCCGCCG AGGTAAGCGGAAGTGCAGATGGTCCCACAGCCAGAAGCGAAAGTCCAGCTCCATCAGCTCCATGCACAGAGGAGGAGACGGAGAAACCACCTGACCCTGAATTAGAGAAGAGAATGTTGGGCTATTTGTCTGATCTGAGTCTTTCCCTGCCCAAAGACTCCCTCACTATCACAAATGAGCTAAATTGC TCGGAGACAGATATCAGTCACAGATGCATCAAGAGTCTCTTGATGAAGTTCTCTGCTCAGGAGCTTATTGAAGTCCGGCAGCCAACTTTATCCTCGTCTTCTGCGGTATCCTCCTCCACAGTCGTCATTGCGGTGGACCATACAAAGCTTTGGGCTATGATCGGTTCTGTCGGTGGTGCCCAGCGGAGTCAAGGAGTCAAGAGGAAAGCTGAAGAGCAGTGCCAGCACACGAAAACGTCAAACTTCTTGCCCTCGTCACAGGCCTCTGCGTCTCCTCCCCGCTTGGCTAAGGCCTCCATGATGCCTGCGTCATCCTCACAGCAGCCGGCACCGTCGGCATTGGGCAGCGGcgctgacaaaaagggcagaggCAGCAAAAGCCAATCATCACACATGGACATGGAAATAGAGAGCCTCCTGAACCAGCAGTCCACCAAAGAGCAGCAGAGCAAGAAG GTTAGCAGAGAGATCCTGGAGCTGCTCAATACCAGCACGGCGAAAGAGCAATCCATTGTAGAGAAGTTTCGCTCTCGAGGCCGCGCTCAAGTGCAGGAGTTTTGTGACCACGGCACCAAAGAGGAGTGCATGCGCTCGGGTGACTCGCCTCAACCGTGCACCAAGCTACACTTCCG tCGCATCATCAACAAGCACACGGATGAGAGCCTCGGCGACTGCTCTTTCCTCAACACCTGCTTCCACATGGATACCTGCAAGTACGTCCACTACGAGATCGACAGTCCCCCGGAAGCCGAGTGTGGCCTGGCGGGACCCCAGGCAGGGGCCGTGGAGCTCGGCCTGCACAACGAGGACGCTGACAGCAACGTCGGCAAACTCTTTCCCTCTCAG TGGATCTGCTGTGACATCCGCTACTTGGATGTGTCCATTTTGGGAAAGTTTGCTGTGGTGATGGCCGACCCGCCCTGGGACATCCACATGGAGCTGCCCTATGGAACGCTGACTGACGACGAGATGAGGAAACTCAACATCCCCATTCTGCAGGACGACGGATTTCTCTTACTCTGGGTCACAAACAG gGCCATGGAGTTGGGGCGGGAGTGTCTCAGTCTGTGGGG TTATGAACATGTTGATGAAATTATCTGGGTGAAAACAAACCAGCTTCAGAGGATCATCCGCACTGGGAGAACAGGCCATTGGTTGAACCATGGGAAGGAACACTGTCTG GTGGGTGTCAAAGGAAACCCTCAGGGATTCAACAGAGGTCTGGATTGTGATGTCATCGTTGCAGAG GTGCGTTCGACCAGTCACAAACCAGATGAGATCTACGGCATGATAGAAAGACTCTCACCAGGAACCCGGAAGATCGAGCTGTTTGGTCGGCCACACAACGTCCAGCCCAACTG GGTTACACTCGGCAACCAGCTAGATGGCATTCATCTCCTGGATCCAGAGGTGGTGGCCCGCTTCAAGGACCGCTACCCAGACGGCGTCATCTCCAAACCCAAAAATATGCAGACACCacataattga
- the ttc5 gene encoding tetratricopeptide repeat protein 5, protein MAEEEKSAEPVKDNHELQTIKELVDDLYRYRDRYFETHGVEEAGRKQQDVTQELEKVLKKLEEKEENLKHKSEFLLQKGRCLNVAPDFSASAEECLSRAVKLEPGLVEGWNALGEQYWKKGDLTGAKNCFTGALQQNKNKVSLRNLSMVLRQLPATDSDAHGKQVLESVDMARQAVQLDVADGTSWYILGNAYVSLFFTCGQNPQMSQQALSAYAQSERVDRAAACYPELHFNRATLFQYEEMFGSALEGHSRAAALDPSWEDPPQREKQLLEYLRKISELIENKGKVKARRLRTLLSNLNTSALGPCSSPQFRSPTGRMGSLEPRALSSLTHGHNGGVAAMGKVVFSLASEGRMAFTFGMVDSEETCMVVMVYNTADSWGVLIGDTVVIPEPQVKRHSITHKDTSFNFKSIRVDSPLHLIVNGKKQNSQSQIATSVSYKPQSE, encoded by the exons ATGGCGGAGGAAGAAAAGAGCGCTGAGCCTGTCAAAGACAACCACGAACTCCAAACTATAAAG GAGCTGGTAGATGATTTGTACAGATACAGGGATCGTTACTTTGAGACTCATGGCGTGGAGGAGGCGGGCAGGAAACAACAAGATGTCACGCAGGAGCTGGAAAAGGTGCTGAAAAAGCTGGAGGAGAAAGAAG AAAACTTGAAGCACAAATCGGAGTTCCTGCTGCAGAAAGGCAGGTGTCTTAACGTCGCCCCCGACTTCAGCGCTTCTGCCGAGGAGTGCCTTTCCCGCGCCGTCAAGCTGGAGCCCGGCCTAGTGGAGGGCTGGAACGCGCTGGGGGAGCAGTACTGGAAAAAGGGCGACTTGACTGGTGCCAAGAACTGCTTCACAGGAGCCTTGCAGCAG AACAAGAACAAAGTATCTCTGCGGAacctgtctatggtgctgaggcaGCTACCGGCGACAGACAGCGACGCACACGGCAAGCAGGTTCTGGAGAGCGTGGACATGGCCCGGCAAGCTGTACAGCTTGATGTGGCGGACGGGACATCCTGGT ATATTCTAGGAAATGCTTATGTATCCCTGTTTTTCACTTGTGGACAAAATCCACAGATGTCTCAACAAGCTCTAAGTGCCTATGCACAATCT GAAAGAGTAGACCGAGCGGCAGCTTGTTACCCAGAGCTGCACTTCAACCGAGCCACGCTCTTTCAGTACGAGGAGATGTTCGGGTCGGCGCTCGAGGGCCACAGCCGTGCCGCTGCCCTAGACCCCAGCTGGGAAGATCCACCGCAGAGGGAAAAGCAGCTGCTGGAGTACCTGAGGAAAATCTCAGAACTCATCGAGAATAAG GGCAAGGTGAAGGCGCGGCGCCTGCGGACATTGCTTTCCAACCTCAACACGTCAGCTCTGGGCCCATGCTCGTCTCCTCAATTTCGCTCGCCAACAGGCCGCATGGGCAGCCTGGAGCCGCGTGCGCTGTCTTCCCTCACGCACGGTCACAACGGCGGGGTTGCAGCCATGGGGAAGGTGGTGTTCAGTCTGGCATCCGAGGGTCGTATGGCCTT tacGTTCGGCATGGTGGACAGCGAGGAGACATGCATGGTGGTGATGGTTTACAACACGGCAGACAGCTGGGGGGTCCTCATTGGAGACACCGTGGTCATTCCTGAACCTCAGGTCAAACGACACAGTATCACGCATAAAGACACG TCCTTCAACTTCAAGAGCATTCGCGTGGACTCTCCTCTGCACCTCATCGTTAACGGCAAGAAGCAAAATTCCCAAAGTCAGATTGCCACCTCGGTCAGCTACAAACCTCAGAGTGAATGA